ATAAAACCGCCCGTGGCCGCCGAGGCGATTGCGCTGATGGAAGGGCTCAAGTGGTACAACGCCATGTCTTCCGGCGTAGACTGGCTGCCGTTGCCGATCCTGCGTGAGCGCGGTGCGGCGCTGACCAACGGCGCGGGCATTCATGCGCAGACGGTTTCCGAATACGCCGTCATGGGCATGCTGACGATGGCCAAGGGCTGGCGCGAGGTTGTGCGGGCGCAGGATCGCCGCGAATGGCTGACCGAGCCTCCTGGCAAGCGCGAACTGCTGGATGCCGAGGTGCTGGTGATCGGCGCGGGTGAAATCGGCTCGCGCATCGCCGAGATGCTGCGGGTGTTCGGGGCCAAAGTCACCAGCGCGCGGCGGCGGCCCGGTCCCGGTGATTTAGGCCAGGACGAGTGGCAGGGCGCGCTGGGCCGGTTCGACTGGGTGATCCTGATCGTGCCTTCCACGCCGGAAACCACCGGCATGTTCGGCGCCGCGCAGTTTGCCGCGATGAAGCCGGGGGCGAGCCTGCTCAATTTCGCGCGCGGCACGGTTCTCGATCAGGATGCGCTGCTGGGGGCGATCGATTCGAGCCATCTCGGCGGAGCGTTCCTCGACGTCACCACGCCCGAGCCGCTTGCGGCCGACCATCCGCTGTGGTCGCGTGACAACGTGCATATCTCGATGCATCTTTCAGGCCGCGCGCAGGATGCGCTGCTGGCGCGCGGGACGGCGAGGTTCCTCGGCAATCTCGAACGCTATTGCCGGGGTGAAGCGCTCGAACACCAGGTCGACCTTTCGCAGGGCTATTGACCCGGCGGATACTGGTTATCGGGGTATACCCGCGCGCCTGTTCCTATTAGTTTGGACAGGAGGCTATCGAAATCATCAGGGAGAACCCCGAGGCAAATCGCGTATCAGCCTCGGGAGCAACCGGCCGCACGGTACAGGCTGGCAACGAAATGTGGGGAAAGCGGATCATGGCTGAAAGCGACAAGCGCAAGGCGTCGGACTTGTTCATCGAATGTCTGGAGCAGGAGGGTGTTGAATACATCTTCGGCGTTCCGGGCGAGGAAAACCTCGATTTCCTCGATTCGCTTTCGCGCTCCAAGCAGATCAAGCTGGTCCTCACCCGGCATGAGCAGGGCGCCGGCTTCATGGCCGCGACGTATGGACGGCACACCGGCAAGGCAGGCGTTTGCCTTTCCACCCTGGGTCCGGGCGCTACGAACTTCGTGACCGCAGCCGCTTATGCGACGCTGGGCGGCATGCCGATGCTGATGATTACCGGCCAGAAGCCGATCAAGAAGTCCAAGCAGGGCCGCTTCCAGATCCTCGACGTGGTTTCGATGATGCAGCCGATCACCAAGTACGCGCACCAGATGGCGTCTTCGGACAATATCCCGAGCCGCGTGCGCGAGGCGTTCCGCATCGCCGAAGAAGAAAAGCCCGGCGCCACCCACATCGAACTGCCCGAGGATATCGCCGACGAGTACACCGAGTCCCGCGCCCTGCCGCGCTCGATCGTGCGCCGCCCTAGTGCGGACGTGAAGTCGATCATTCAGGCGGTGGATGCCCTGCAGAAGGCGAAGCGGCCGGTGCTGGTGATCGGAGCAGGCGCCAACCGCAAGATGACCAGCAAGATGTTGGGCGAATTCGTCGAGAAGACCGGCATTCCCTTCCTCACCACGCAGCTTGGCAAGGGCGTGATCGACGAGCGGCATCCAAAGTTTCTGGGCTGCGCGGCGCTGTCTGCCGGCGATTTCGTGCACCGCGCGATCGAGGATGCCGACTGCATCGTCAATATCGGTCACGACGTGATCGAAAAGCCGCCGTTCTTCATGACCAACGACGGCACCCGCGATGACCGCACCGTCATCCATATCTCGACCAAGACGGCCGAGGTCGACCCGGTCTACTTCCCGCATATCGAGGTGATCGGCGATATCGCCAACGCCATGTGGCAGATCAAGGAAGCCATCACCCCGTCGGAGAAATGGAGCTTCGACGCGATGCTGCGCTACCGCCAGGCCGAGGTGGAGCACACCGCAAAGCTGGCCGCGGATGAGCGTTTCCCGATCTTCCCGCCGCATGCGGTCGAGCAGGTTCGCAATGCGCTGCCGGACGATGCGATCGTCTGCCTCGATAACGGCATCTACAAGATCTGGTTCGCGCGCGGGTACAGCGCGCGCGGGCCGAACACGGTGCTGCTCGACAATGCGCTGGCGACGATGGGGGCAGGGCTGCCCTCTGCCATGGCGAGCGCGATGGTCTATCCGGGGCGCAAGGTGTTGGCGGTCTGCGGTGACGGCGGCTTCATGATGAACAGCCAGGAAGTGGAGACGGCGGTGCGCCTCGGTCTCGACCTGACGGTGCTGATCCTGAACGACAACGCCTATGGCATGATCCGCTGGAAGCAGGCGAACATGGGCTTTGCCGATTTCGGCCTATCCTACGGCAATCCGGATTTCGTGAAGTATGCCGAGGCCTACGGCGCTAACGGATACCGCGTGGAAAGCTCGGGGCACCTGAAGGAACTGCTCGCCCATTGCCGCGATACGCCGGGCGTGCACATCATCGACTGCCCGGTCGATTATTCCGAGAACGACAGCATCCTCAATACCGAGATCAAGGAAATGTCCCGGGCCCTCTGAGGCTTGGGCATCCTCTGCAGAAAAAGGCCCGTCATCCTTTTGGGGATGACGGGCCTTTTTCGTGTTTGAGCCCTGATCGGGGGGGGGCTTTTCAGCAGTCTTCCAGAAGCAGCAACTGAGCCTCCACCGTCATGCGCGGATGCGGGGAAACATGGTGCTCCACCGCGATCACTGCGGCGTCGGCCACGATCTGGCCGCTTATGGTGAACTCGTGCTCGGGCAGGGCGGCAACATAGTCCTCGCCCTGCACGATCCCCTCGACGCCATGGAATTCGAGCACGACGACGTGGCGCGATCCGGTGAAGGTCGCGCTCGACCACGCCTTTTCGGTGTGGAGCAGGAACTGCGCGGACCCACCGGCCAGTTGCAGCATTTCCGCCAATAGCCGCAGCCATGGGCCGCGCTCGGAGCGGGCCGGCGCGGCGGGCGATTCGCCATCTTGCCGCGGGTCGTAAGAGACGGGGGTGCGAAGGGCATTACAGGGCATGGCGGTCCTCGATTGATCCGGAGTGATAGGTGTTCATGAACTGCTCGACGCGCGCGGCGGTCTGTTCGCGGGGCAGGCGGCCATTGCGCAAATCGGACACGAAGCGCGGGTCCTGGGCGGCCAGGCGGCCGAATTTGGTCCAGGGCATCTTGGTCTGGCGCAAGAAGCGCTCGATCTTGCGCAGGAGCATCCTGGCAGGTCCTTTCTTTAGGAATCGACTTTATGTTCCCATTATGTTCCAGTCGAAATCCTACTTGTCTAGGAAATTTCCTACGAGTATGGTTACAAGATGGAAATTGATCCTGCCCGCCGCCGCTTGCTGGAACTGGCTGACGAACGCCGGGTCAGTTTGGCGCGGCTTTCACAAATGCTCGGGAAAAATCCGAGCTATCTCCAGCAATTTGTGCGCAAGGGCAGCCCTCGGCGGCTGGAAGAACAGGACCGGGGAATGCTCGCGCGGTTCTTCGGAGTCAGTGAGGACGAACTGGGCAGGGTGAAGGATAATTCCTACATTTCTGCCGATTTGCGTAGGAAATCGGATTGGGTCGACGTTCCGCGCCTGGCCATCGGTGCCTCGGCGGGCCCAGGCTCCCTCGCAGAAGGCGAGGCGGCGTTCGATACCATCCGGTTTTCGAATCGCTGGCTGCGCTCGATGGGTCTCCAGCCCGGGCATTTGTCGACCATCGTGGTGAGCGGCGATTCGATGGAGCCGACTTTGCGCGACGGCGACGAGATCCTCGTGGATCGCAGCTTGCGCCCCCGCCGCGACGGCATCCATGTCGTGCGGCTGGGAGACAGTCTGCTGGTCAAGCGCCTCGATACCGCCCGTTCGGGGGTGATCGTGCTGATCAGCGACAACGCTGCCTATCCACCTGTCGAATGCGTTCCGCAGGATGTGGAGGTCATCGGCCGGGTCGTGTGGAAGGGCGGGAGAATTTAGGCCGGTTGCAATCGCGCTGCAGTGTGGCCATTTTTGCCGGCATGACCGAAAGCACCGATACGGCCGTAGAGCAGGCCCCCGCCCAGCAAGCGATGCGCGTGGGCATTATTCCCGTGACGCCGCTCCAGCAGAACTGCTCGCTTCTGTGGTGCACTGCCACCATGCGCGGCGCGCTTGTCGATCCGGGCGGTGATCTGCCCAAGCTCAAGCAGGCGATCGAGAAAACCGGCGTCACGATCGAGAAAATTCTCGTCACGCATGGTCACCTCGATCACTGCGGCCAGGCGGGAGTGCTTGCCAAGGAACTCGGCGTTCCGATCGAAGGGCCACACGAGGAAGACCGCTTCTGGATCGCCCAGCTGACCGACGATGGTCCGCGCTGGAACATGGAGGCGCATACCTTCGAGCCCGACCGCTGGCTGGAGGATGGCGACAAAGTGACGGTCGGCGAACTGGAGCTCGACGTCGTTCATTGCCCCGGTCACACGCCGGGTCATGTCGTATTCCACCATGCGCCGAGCCGTTTCGCGATGGTCGGCGATGTCCTGTTCCAAGGCGGTATCGGCAGGTGGGACTTCCCGCGCGGCAATCTCGACGACCTCGTCGATTCGATCACGCAGAAACTCTGGCCGCTGGGCGACGATGTGACCTTCGTGCCGGGGCATGGGCCCATCAGCACCTTCGGACAGGAACGCCGGACGAATCCCTATGTCAGCGATGATGCGCTGGATGGCCGCCGGCCGGGACAGGGCCTTTACGGATAAAAGGCATCAGCCCGGACCCTCGGCCTTCGGTCGGAGGTGTGCCAGGATGATGCCTTTTATACCGCTTCAGAAGCGGCCCAGCGCGATCAGCACGGCCATTGCCGACAGACCCAGCAATACCAGCACGGTAGTGATGAAGCCGACCGCGCGCAGCGGCGATTGCTCGGGCTTGTCCATTCCGAAAGCGTGGGCAACGCGCGCCAGCATATAAAGCGAGCCGACGACCGCGAGCCAGGTGCCCCCCTTGCCGGTCAGTTCGATCGCAGCGATGAGAATCAGTACGAAAGGCGTATTTTCCACGTAGTTCGAATGCGCCCGCATCCGCTGCAGGAGAATCGGGTTACCGCCATCGCCGTGCCATACTTTGCTTCCAAAGCGGACCTTGCCCGTGCGCACTGCAAGCCAGAAGTTGAGCACGGCCGCCGCTGCGGCAAGGCTAAGGGTGGTCTGTAGAATCATCTGGCGGTGCTCCGGGTAAGCTTGCTGTTGGCTGGGGCTCGTTCATGGTTGTCATGAGCGAGGGAGTAACGGGTTGCAACTCGCCTGAAATGAGGTATAGGCGCGCCTTCGCAAGCCGCCA
The DNA window shown above is from Novosphingobium sp. P6W and carries:
- a CDS encoding D-2-hydroxyacid dehydrogenase, whose protein sequence is MTVAVLNALSRPLLEGKMPEGVEPLWFDDTEELMALAPRAEVAWLDMIKPPVAAEAIALMEGLKWYNAMSSGVDWLPLPILRERGAALTNGAGIHAQTVSEYAVMGMLTMAKGWREVVRAQDRREWLTEPPGKRELLDAEVLVIGAGEIGSRIAEMLRVFGAKVTSARRRPGPGDLGQDEWQGALGRFDWVILIVPSTPETTGMFGAAQFAAMKPGASLLNFARGTVLDQDALLGAIDSSHLGGAFLDVTTPEPLAADHPLWSRDNVHISMHLSGRAQDALLARGTARFLGNLERYCRGEALEHQVDLSQGY
- a CDS encoding S24 family peptidase; the protein is MEIDPARRRLLELADERRVSLARLSQMLGKNPSYLQQFVRKGSPRRLEEQDRGMLARFFGVSEDELGRVKDNSYISADLRRKSDWVDVPRLAIGASAGPGSLAEGEAAFDTIRFSNRWLRSMGLQPGHLSTIVVSGDSMEPTLRDGDEILVDRSLRPRRDGIHVVRLGDSLLVKRLDTARSGVIVLISDNAAYPPVECVPQDVEVIGRVVWKGGRI
- a CDS encoding acetolactate synthase large subunit; translated protein: MAESDKRKASDLFIECLEQEGVEYIFGVPGEENLDFLDSLSRSKQIKLVLTRHEQGAGFMAATYGRHTGKAGVCLSTLGPGATNFVTAAAYATLGGMPMLMITGQKPIKKSKQGRFQILDVVSMMQPITKYAHQMASSDNIPSRVREAFRIAEEEKPGATHIELPEDIADEYTESRALPRSIVRRPSADVKSIIQAVDALQKAKRPVLVIGAGANRKMTSKMLGEFVEKTGIPFLTTQLGKGVIDERHPKFLGCAALSAGDFVHRAIEDADCIVNIGHDVIEKPPFFMTNDGTRDDRTVIHISTKTAEVDPVYFPHIEVIGDIANAMWQIKEAITPSEKWSFDAMLRYRQAEVEHTAKLAADERFPIFPPHAVEQVRNALPDDAIVCLDNGIYKIWFARGYSARGPNTVLLDNALATMGAGLPSAMASAMVYPGRKVLAVCGDGGFMMNSQEVETAVRLGLDLTVLILNDNAYGMIRWKQANMGFADFGLSYGNPDFVKYAEAYGANGYRVESSGHLKELLAHCRDTPGVHIIDCPVDYSENDSILNTEIKEMSRAL
- a CDS encoding MAPEG family protein, encoding MILQTTLSLAAAAAVLNFWLAVRTGKVRFGSKVWHGDGGNPILLQRMRAHSNYVENTPFVLILIAAIELTGKGGTWLAVVGSLYMLARVAHAFGMDKPEQSPLRAVGFITTVLVLLGLSAMAVLIALGRF
- a CDS encoding MBL fold metallo-hydrolase, whose translation is MTESTDTAVEQAPAQQAMRVGIIPVTPLQQNCSLLWCTATMRGALVDPGGDLPKLKQAIEKTGVTIEKILVTHGHLDHCGQAGVLAKELGVPIEGPHEEDRFWIAQLTDDGPRWNMEAHTFEPDRWLEDGDKVTVGELELDVVHCPGHTPGHVVFHHAPSRFAMVGDVLFQGGIGRWDFPRGNLDDLVDSITQKLWPLGDDVTFVPGHGPISTFGQERRTNPYVSDDALDGRRPGQGLYG